The Streptomyces sp. RKAG293 genome includes a region encoding these proteins:
- a CDS encoding nucleotidyltransferase family protein — MKPIAPSDSARLPSIAGLLLAAGGGRRLGGRPKALLEYAGRPLVEHALRGLREAGCGPVHIVLGAAADEVRERAELAGCVLVDNPDWAGGMGSSLRAGLRSLADTAEQRAGTGAQAVVVALVDQPGIGAGAVARVINAYRGPSSLAAASYGGRRGHPVLFGADRWSDIAERASGDQGARDYLKLHQAAITLVECGDIADPADVDTPDDLHLLKPVSEPAARRATKR, encoded by the coding sequence ATGAAACCCATCGCACCGAGCGATTCCGCCCGCCTTCCCTCCATCGCCGGCCTGCTGCTCGCGGCCGGCGGCGGGCGGCGCCTGGGCGGCCGCCCGAAGGCGCTGCTGGAGTACGCCGGCCGCCCGCTGGTCGAGCACGCGCTGCGCGGGCTGCGCGAGGCGGGCTGCGGGCCGGTGCACATCGTGCTCGGTGCGGCGGCCGACGAGGTCCGTGAGCGGGCCGAGCTGGCGGGCTGCGTCCTGGTCGACAACCCGGACTGGGCCGGCGGGATGGGCTCGTCGCTGCGCGCGGGCCTGCGGTCGCTGGCGGACACGGCGGAACAGCGGGCGGGCACCGGGGCGCAGGCGGTCGTCGTGGCGCTGGTGGACCAGCCGGGGATCGGCGCGGGGGCGGTCGCCCGGGTGATCAACGCGTACCGGGGCCCGTCGAGCCTGGCGGCGGCCTCGTACGGGGGGCGGCGCGGCCATCCGGTGCTGTTCGGCGCGGACCGCTGGTCGGACATCGCGGAGCGGGCGAGCGGCGATCAGGGCGCCCGCGACTACTTGAAACTGCACCAGGCGGCGATCACCCTCGTCGAGTGCGGTGACATCGCCGACCCCGCCGATGTCGACACCCCTGATGACCTGCACCTTCTGAAACCTGTGAGCGAGCCCGCTGCACGGCGTGCCACAAAACGTTGA
- a CDS encoding DUF5955 family protein: MNDESCGAAARTAAEVRAAAASGADDPRVTALRLSVARVRRELAGLRSELPDRVIAEDELGALANAADAGILEIDRMRHSLLLVAAALGSVSALAVALAELRRAVDLFGSGAGAGPGAGEGV; this comes from the coding sequence GTGAACGATGAGAGCTGTGGTGCGGCCGCACGTACGGCTGCGGAGGTCAGGGCGGCGGCCGCGTCCGGCGCGGACGATCCCCGGGTGACGGCGCTGCGCCTGTCCGTCGCCCGGGTGCGCCGGGAGCTGGCCGGCCTGCGGTCGGAGTTACCGGACCGAGTGATAGCCGAGGACGAACTGGGCGCGCTGGCCAATGCCGCGGACGCCGGGATCCTGGAGATCGACCGGATGCGGCACTCGCTGCTGCTGGTCGCCGCGGCGCTGGGTTCGGTGAGTGCGCTGGCCGTGGCCCTGGCCGAGTTGCGCAGGGCCGTCGACCTCTTCGGATCAGGCGCTGGTGCCGGCCCCGGCGCTGGCGAGGGCGTGTGA
- a CDS encoding serine/threonine-protein kinase, producing MTNHQQGPVPATVADTSAPDPEVFQPLTDEDPKTVAGYLLSARLGAGGMGKVYLSYTPGGRPVAIKVIRPEFAEDPEFRRRFRQEVLAAQRVQGLYTAPVIDSDTEGPHPWLATAYVAGPSLHAAVADHGAMPVPTVLLLIAGIAEALQVIHHAGIVHRDLKPSNVLLAVDGPRVIDFGIARAADTTALTGTGVSVGTPSFMAPEQAAGTSCTPATDIFALGQIAAFAAMGGAAFGDGPSHAVLYRIVHEEPDLSELPGELREIVTRCLIKDPTLRPSTAQIIAMCGQASKDPALRRPDGWLPQSYAADLTQAAAPTPQPVQPAAPPQAPPSTPQPGYQPTQAVPPTAPPLHPPTQPVHHQPVHPQPGHPQQVQPQPGLPQQVQPQPGLPQQAHQQQFPQQAQPMQHPQQPRPPVGGYAYPPTHGPGRPGGFLPLPPKKKKTGLVIAGVVVALVVGSAVYSAVNKGDDKKSSSDQSTRTPSASGGTTGNQTGQSSVPVDPEPASYPGLNIPVGYSVTFADEPPSPAKKDVFYEGDFGLAGDIVNGTAVATSQGKNTLALLQSGEPATLAGCRANTRYTTSILEEKLVKGSQICVKTGAGHMGLVTVRAFSSKGSTSEFISVDLTVWRNAVTP from the coding sequence GTGACGAATCATCAGCAGGGCCCGGTGCCCGCCACCGTGGCGGACACCTCGGCCCCGGATCCTGAGGTTTTCCAGCCGCTCACGGACGAGGACCCGAAGACCGTCGCCGGATACCTGCTCAGCGCCCGCCTCGGCGCCGGCGGGATGGGCAAGGTCTACCTCTCCTACACGCCCGGCGGCCGGCCGGTGGCGATCAAGGTGATCCGTCCCGAGTTCGCCGAGGACCCCGAATTCCGCCGCCGGTTCCGCCAGGAGGTGCTGGCCGCGCAGCGCGTGCAGGGCCTCTACACCGCACCGGTGATCGACAGCGACACCGAGGGCCCGCACCCGTGGCTGGCCACCGCCTATGTGGCGGGCCCCTCGCTGCACGCGGCGGTCGCCGATCACGGCGCGATGCCGGTACCGACCGTTCTGCTGCTCATCGCCGGGATCGCCGAAGCGCTCCAGGTGATCCACCACGCGGGCATCGTGCACCGGGACCTCAAGCCGTCCAACGTGCTGCTCGCCGTCGACGGACCGCGGGTCATCGACTTCGGCATCGCGCGGGCCGCCGACACCACCGCGCTCACCGGCACCGGCGTCAGCGTCGGCACCCCGTCGTTCATGGCCCCGGAGCAGGCGGCCGGCACGAGCTGCACGCCGGCCACCGACATCTTCGCGCTGGGCCAGATCGCGGCCTTCGCGGCGATGGGCGGCGCCGCCTTCGGCGACGGGCCCTCGCACGCCGTCCTCTACCGGATCGTGCACGAGGAGCCGGACTTGTCCGAGCTGCCGGGCGAACTGCGCGAGATCGTCACCCGCTGCCTCATCAAGGACCCGACCCTCCGGCCGTCCACCGCCCAGATCATCGCGATGTGCGGCCAGGCGTCCAAGGACCCGGCGCTGCGCCGCCCGGACGGCTGGCTGCCGCAGTCCTACGCCGCCGACCTGACGCAGGCGGCCGCCCCTACGCCGCAGCCGGTCCAGCCCGCGGCCCCGCCGCAGGCACCGCCGTCGACCCCGCAGCCGGGTTATCAGCCCACCCAGGCGGTGCCGCCGACCGCGCCCCCGCTCCACCCGCCGACCCAGCCGGTGCATCACCAGCCGGTCCACCCGCAGCCCGGCCACCCGCAGCAGGTCCAGCCGCAGCCCGGCCTCCCGCAGCAGGTCCAGCCGCAGCCCGGCCTCCCGCAGCAGGCCCACCAGCAGCAGTTCCCGCAGCAGGCGCAGCCGATGCAGCACCCGCAGCAGCCCCGGCCGCCGGTGGGCGGCTACGCGTACCCGCCCACCCACGGCCCCGGCAGGCCGGGCGGCTTTCTGCCGCTGCCGCCGAAAAAGAAGAAGACGGGCCTGGTCATCGCGGGGGTCGTCGTCGCGCTCGTGGTCGGCTCCGCCGTGTACTCGGCCGTCAACAAGGGGGACGACAAGAAGTCCTCGAGCGACCAGAGCACCAGGACGCCGTCCGCCAGCGGCGGCACGACCGGGAACCAGACCGGGCAGAGTTCGGTCCCGGTGGATCCCGAGCCCGCCTCGTACCCAGGCCTCAACATCCCGGTCGGCTACTCGGTCACCTTCGCCGACGAGCCGCCGAGCCCGGCGAAGAAGGACGTGTTCTACGAGGGGGACTTCGGCCTCGCGGGCGACATCGTCAACGGCACCGCCGTTGCCACCAGCCAGGGCAAGAACACCCTGGCCCTGCTGCAGTCCGGCGAGCCCGCCACCCTGGCCGGCTGCCGCGCCAACACGCGGTACACCACGTCCATCCTGGAGGAGAAGCTCGTCAAGGGGTCGCAGATCTGCGTGAAGACGGGGGCGGGGCACATGGGGCTGGTCACCGTGCGCGCCTTCTCGTCGAAGGGGTCGACGAGCGAGTTCATCAGCGTGGACCTCACCGTCTGGCGGAACGCGGTCACGCCGTAG
- the aceB gene encoding malate synthase A: MSAAVPSSAAVVADDAPPVPRAEEVLTQQALTFIAELHRRFAPRRAELLALRKERRTEIARTGTLDFLADTAHVRAGDWQVAPAPAALNDRRVEITGPTDRKMTINALNSGAKVWLADFEDASAPTWENVVSGQVNLIDAYERRIDFSTEQGKSYALKDEAELATVVMRPRGWHLAERHLTVDGEAVPGAFVDFGLYFFHNATRLIAKGKGPYFYLPKTESHLEARLWNEIFVFSQDYVGIPQGTVRATVLIETITAAFEMEEILYELRDHAAGLNAGRWDYLFSIVKNFRDGGEKFVLPDRNAVTMTAPFMRAYTELLVRTCHKRGAHAIGGMAAFIPSRRDAEVNKVAFEKVKADKDREAGDGFDGSWVAHPDLVPIARASFDAVLGDRPNQKERLREDVHVTADQLLAIDSLDAKPTYDGLVSAVQVGTRYIEAWLRGLGAVAIFNLMEDAATAEISRSQIWQWINAGVVFENGEKATHDLVQRVAAQELAAIRAEVGDEAFAAGKWTEAHDLLLRTALDEEYVDFLTLPAYELLG, from the coding sequence ATGTCCGCAGCAGTGCCGTCCTCGGCGGCCGTCGTCGCAGACGACGCACCCCCCGTCCCCCGCGCGGAGGAGGTGCTGACGCAGCAGGCCCTGACCTTCATCGCCGAGCTGCACCGCCGCTTCGCCCCGCGCCGAGCCGAGCTGCTCGCGCTCCGCAAGGAGCGCCGCACCGAGATCGCCCGTACCGGCACCCTGGACTTCCTCGCGGACACCGCACATGTCCGCGCGGGAGACTGGCAGGTGGCCCCGGCCCCGGCCGCGCTCAACGACCGCCGCGTCGAGATCACCGGTCCCACCGACCGCAAGATGACGATCAACGCGCTGAACTCCGGCGCGAAGGTCTGGCTCGCCGACTTCGAGGACGCCTCGGCTCCCACCTGGGAGAACGTCGTCAGCGGCCAGGTCAACCTGATCGACGCCTATGAGCGCCGGATCGACTTCTCCACCGAGCAGGGCAAGTCGTACGCGCTGAAGGACGAGGCCGAGCTGGCCACCGTCGTCATGCGCCCGCGCGGCTGGCACCTGGCGGAGCGGCACCTGACCGTCGACGGCGAGGCCGTCCCCGGCGCCTTCGTCGACTTCGGGCTGTACTTCTTCCACAACGCGACGCGGCTGATCGCCAAGGGCAAGGGTCCGTACTTCTACCTGCCCAAGACCGAGTCGCACCTCGAAGCGCGGCTGTGGAACGAGATCTTCGTCTTCTCGCAGGACTACGTGGGCATCCCGCAGGGCACCGTCCGCGCGACCGTCCTCATCGAGACGATCACCGCCGCGTTCGAGATGGAGGAGATCCTCTACGAGCTGCGCGACCACGCCGCGGGCCTGAACGCCGGCCGCTGGGACTACCTCTTCTCCATCGTGAAGAACTTCCGCGACGGCGGCGAGAAGTTCGTCCTGCCGGACCGCAACGCGGTGACCATGACCGCGCCCTTCATGCGCGCGTACACCGAGCTGCTGGTGCGCACCTGCCACAAGCGCGGCGCGCACGCGATCGGCGGCATGGCCGCGTTCATCCCCTCGCGCCGCGACGCCGAGGTCAACAAGGTCGCCTTCGAGAAGGTCAAGGCCGACAAGGACCGCGAGGCCGGCGACGGCTTCGACGGCTCCTGGGTCGCCCACCCGGACCTGGTGCCGATCGCCCGCGCCTCCTTCGACGCGGTCCTCGGCGACCGGCCGAACCAGAAGGAGCGGCTGCGCGAGGACGTCCACGTCACCGCCGACCAGCTGCTGGCCATCGACTCGCTGGACGCGAAGCCGACGTATGACGGCCTGGTGAGCGCGGTCCAGGTCGGCACCCGCTACATCGAGGCGTGGCTGCGCGGCCTGGGCGCCGTCGCCATCTTCAACCTGATGGAGGACGCCGCCACCGCGGAGATCTCCCGCTCGCAGATCTGGCAGTGGATCAACGCGGGCGTCGTGTTCGAGAACGGCGAGAAGGCCACCCACGACCTGGTCCAGCGCGTCGCCGCGCAGGAGCTGGCCGCGATCCGTGCCGAGGTCGGCGACGAGGCCTTCGCCGCGGGCAAGTGGACCGAGGCGCACGACCTGCTGCTGCGGACCGCGCTCGACGAGGAGTACGTCGACTTCCTCACCCTCCCGGCCTACGAACTGCTGGGCTGA
- the alc gene encoding allantoicase, with amino-acid sequence MTSTSFTGDARPFGGGDPYGDYRRAELPFTDLVDLADRRLGAGVIAANDEFFAERENLLIPEPAHFDPEHFGHKGKIMDGWETRRRRGTGTDAPHPVDADHDWALIRLGAPGVIRGIVVDTAHFRGNYPQSVSIEATAHSLSASPEDLLAEGVEWTTIVPRTAVGGHAANGFVVEVDRRFTHLRLNQHPDGGVARLRVYGEVAPDPGWLAELGTFDLVALENGGTVEDASDRFYSSPVNTILPGRSRKMDDGWETRRRRDKGNDWVQYRLVAQGVVRAVEIDTAYLKGNSAGWAALFVQDDGSDEWTQLLPRTKLQPDTVHRFLVNPVPATRVRIDIFPDGGISRLRLHGSLTARGAEQLTTRTEEIS; translated from the coding sequence ATGACCTCGACTTCTTTCACCGGTGATGCGCGGCCGTTCGGTGGGGGTGATCCGTATGGGGATTACCGTCGTGCGGAGTTGCCGTTCACGGATCTGGTGGATTTGGCGGACCGGCGGTTGGGTGCGGGGGTGATCGCGGCGAATGATGAGTTCTTCGCGGAGCGGGAGAATCTGCTGATCCCGGAGCCGGCGCATTTCGATCCGGAGCACTTCGGGCACAAGGGCAAGATCATGGACGGTTGGGAGACCCGCCGCCGCCGGGGCACCGGCACGGATGCCCCGCATCCGGTGGATGCGGATCATGACTGGGCGCTGATCCGGTTGGGTGCGCCGGGTGTGATCCGGGGGATCGTGGTGGACACCGCGCATTTCCGGGGCAACTACCCGCAGTCCGTGTCGATCGAGGCGACGGCGCACTCGTTGTCGGCGTCGCCGGAGGATCTGCTGGCCGAGGGTGTGGAGTGGACGACGATCGTGCCGCGTACTGCGGTGGGTGGTCATGCGGCGAACGGCTTCGTGGTGGAGGTGGATCGTCGGTTCACGCATCTGCGGTTGAACCAGCACCCGGATGGTGGTGTGGCCCGGTTGCGGGTGTATGGGGAGGTGGCGCCGGATCCGGGGTGGCTGGCGGAGCTGGGCACGTTCGACCTGGTGGCGTTGGAGAACGGTGGGACGGTGGAGGACGCGTCGGATCGCTTCTACTCCTCGCCGGTCAACACGATCCTTCCGGGGCGGTCGCGGAAGATGGATGACGGGTGGGAGACGCGTCGTCGCCGGGACAAGGGCAATGACTGGGTGCAGTACCGCCTGGTGGCGCAGGGTGTGGTGCGGGCGGTGGAGATCGATACCGCGTATCTGAAGGGGAACTCGGCGGGCTGGGCGGCGTTGTTCGTGCAGGACGACGGGTCGGACGAGTGGACGCAGCTGCTGCCGCGGACCAAGCTCCAGCCCGACACGGTGCACCGTTTCCTGGTCAACCCGGTCCCGGCCACGAGGGTGCGGATCGACATCTTCCCCGACGGTGGCATCTCCCGCCTGCGCCTGCACGGCTCCCTCACCGCGCGGGGCGCCGAACAACTCACCACCCGCACCGAAGAAATCAGCTGA
- the allB gene encoding allantoinase AllB has translation MVLRSTRVVTPEGERPAAVAVSGGTIAAVWAYDADVPEGARLVDLGDDALLPGLVDTHVHINDPGRTEWEGFASATRAAAAGGITTLVDMPLNSIPPTTTVENLAVKQDTARGKVHTDVGFWGGAVPGNIKDLQPLHDAGVFGFKCFLLHSGVDEFPQLSPEELADALTELSRFDGLLIVHAEDPQLIDGAPQRGGPHYADFLASRPRAAENAAIEGLIALAKRLNARVHVLHLSSSDALPLIAAAKREGVKLTVETCPHFLTLTAEEVPDGATEFKCCPPIREAANQDALWEGLADGTIDCIVSDHSPSTIELKVKETGDFAAAWGGISSLQLGLPAIWTEARRRGHSVADVARWMSQAPAALVGLSTKGAIAAGYDADFAVLAPDETFTVDPAELYHRNRITAYAGKTLHGVVRSTWLRGELIAENGVTNEPTGRLITRENA, from the coding sequence ATGGTCCTGCGCTCGACCCGGGTCGTCACACCCGAAGGGGAGCGCCCGGCCGCGGTCGCGGTCAGCGGCGGCACGATCGCCGCCGTGTGGGCGTACGACGCCGACGTCCCGGAAGGGGCCCGGCTCGTCGACCTCGGTGACGACGCGCTGCTCCCTGGCCTGGTCGACACCCATGTGCACATCAACGACCCCGGACGCACCGAGTGGGAGGGCTTCGCCTCCGCCACCCGCGCCGCCGCGGCCGGCGGCATCACGACGCTCGTCGACATGCCGCTCAACAGCATCCCGCCGACCACGACCGTCGAGAACCTCGCCGTCAAGCAGGACACCGCGCGCGGCAAGGTGCACACCGACGTCGGTTTTTGGGGCGGCGCCGTCCCCGGCAACATCAAGGACCTCCAGCCGCTGCACGACGCCGGCGTCTTCGGCTTCAAGTGCTTCCTGCTGCACTCCGGCGTCGACGAGTTCCCGCAGCTCTCCCCTGAGGAACTGGCGGACGCGCTGACGGAGCTCTCCCGCTTCGACGGGCTGCTGATCGTCCACGCCGAGGACCCCCAGCTCATCGACGGCGCCCCGCAGCGCGGCGGCCCGCACTACGCGGACTTCCTCGCCTCCCGGCCGCGCGCCGCCGAGAACGCCGCCATCGAGGGGCTCATCGCCCTCGCCAAACGGCTGAACGCGCGGGTGCACGTCCTGCACCTGTCGTCCAGCGACGCGCTGCCGCTCATCGCCGCGGCGAAGCGGGAGGGCGTCAAGCTCACCGTCGAGACCTGCCCGCACTTCCTCACCCTCACGGCCGAGGAAGTCCCGGACGGCGCCACCGAGTTCAAGTGCTGCCCGCCGATCCGTGAGGCCGCCAACCAGGACGCCCTCTGGGAGGGCCTGGCCGACGGCACGATCGACTGCATCGTCTCCGACCACTCGCCGTCCACGATCGAGCTCAAGGTCAAGGAGACCGGCGACTTCGCCGCCGCCTGGGGCGGCATCTCCTCCCTCCAGCTCGGCCTGCCCGCCATTTGGACCGAGGCCCGCCGCCGCGGCCACAGCGTCGCCGACGTCGCCCGCTGGATGTCCCAGGCGCCCGCCGCCCTCGTCGGACTCTCCACCAAGGGCGCCATCGCCGCCGGCTACGACGCCGACTTCGCGGTCCTCGCCCCGGACGAGACCTTCACGGTCGACCCCGCCGAGCTCTACCACCGCAACCGCATCACCGCCTACGCCGGCAAAACCCTGCACGGCGTCGTCCGCAGCACCTGGCTGCGCGGCGAACTGATCGCCGAGAACGGCGTCACGAACGAGCCCACCGGCCGTCTGATCACCCGGGAGAACGCATGA
- a CDS encoding SCO5918 family protein, whose protein sequence is MMIRCTIAGVSFYLQASEVEQKMSGIKPEPITGESVKIGNRTYPVKQVGAIITRQDPRDFSAAQMVRALEKLEFKCFPKPAPAPPAEVPDVLPQSPPYWT, encoded by the coding sequence ATGATGATCCGCTGCACCATCGCTGGAGTCTCCTTCTATCTGCAGGCAAGCGAGGTGGAGCAGAAGATGAGCGGGATCAAGCCCGAACCCATCACCGGCGAGTCTGTGAAGATCGGAAATCGCACCTACCCCGTCAAGCAGGTGGGGGCGATTATCACCCGGCAGGACCCGCGTGATTTCAGTGCCGCCCAGATGGTCCGCGCCCTGGAGAAGCTCGAGTTCAAGTGCTTCCCGAAGCCCGCTCCCGCTCCGCCCGCGGAGGTTCCGGACGTCCTGCCGCAATCCCCTCCGTACTGGACCTGA
- a CDS encoding endonuclease/exonuclease/phosphatase family protein — MPPSTLALTSPAAPFEGDRLTFHWATDTPDAKNWVGVYDGARQPGTGSSIVWKYTPDASGDVVLDTSTLTGGPYTAYLLAKDGYGILAQTPAFSFRPKPAAPRPHAVVDGLTTGPVTAGGAVSVQLAGLWTRPAGTPAGSAAFSRTGGDSWLSVSAAGVVTGTAPATAPARPGVLTVAVKDSAGGSDTLTVQVPVRAAAAAQRLKVASWNLWDAGTHIDGALEKQLRTVLTQGLDVVALQETGGTAAKALADALGWFWYQSPGSLGVVSRYPLGTVTAPTTALPAAGMSIQLAAGRTVRLWAAQLDENGYGPYAAQDGRTAAQIEAAEQASPRFQQAQALAAAMKADLASGTPVVLAAGLASPSHLDWTAATRAAHSGVGPVNWPVTVALKKAGLTDAYRSAHPDPLASPGNTWSPVRKVRGSGQEPQDRIDQVQFAGPLTLVEAHTLVTGWPQPAPGTAANGWPSDCAAAVATFTLATPTPGAHR, encoded by the coding sequence GTGCCACCCAGTACTCTCGCCCTCACTTCCCCCGCCGCCCCCTTCGAGGGCGACCGCCTCACCTTCCACTGGGCCACCGACACGCCGGACGCCAAGAACTGGGTCGGCGTCTACGACGGCGCCCGTCAGCCCGGCACCGGCTCCTCGATCGTGTGGAAGTACACACCCGATGCGTCCGGTGATGTCGTGCTCGACACCTCGACCCTGACCGGCGGCCCCTACACCGCGTATCTGCTGGCCAAGGACGGCTACGGCATCCTTGCGCAGACCCCCGCCTTCTCCTTCCGCCCCAAGCCGGCCGCCCCGCGCCCGCACGCCGTCGTCGACGGGCTCACCACCGGGCCGGTCACCGCGGGCGGCGCCGTCTCCGTCCAGCTCGCCGGACTGTGGACACGGCCGGCGGGCACCCCCGCCGGCAGTGCCGCCTTCAGCCGGACGGGCGGGGACTCCTGGCTGTCCGTCAGCGCCGCCGGTGTCGTCACCGGCACCGCGCCGGCCACCGCGCCCGCGCGGCCCGGCGTGCTGACCGTCGCCGTCAAGGACAGCGCGGGCGGCTCCGACACCCTCACCGTGCAGGTCCCGGTGCGCGCCGCCGCGGCCGCCCAGCGGCTGAAGGTGGCGTCCTGGAACCTGTGGGACGCGGGCACGCACATCGACGGAGCGCTGGAGAAGCAGCTGCGCACCGTTCTCACGCAGGGCCTGGACGTCGTGGCCCTGCAGGAGACCGGCGGCACCGCCGCCAAGGCGCTCGCGGACGCGCTGGGCTGGTTTTGGTACCAGTCCCCCGGCAGCCTCGGCGTCGTCAGCCGCTACCCGCTGGGCACGGTGACGGCTCCCACCACCGCCCTCCCGGCCGCCGGCATGTCCATACAACTCGCCGCGGGCCGCACCGTACGGCTGTGGGCCGCGCAGCTCGACGAGAACGGCTACGGCCCCTACGCGGCGCAGGACGGCAGGACCGCCGCGCAGATCGAAGCCGCGGAACAGGCGAGTCCCCGTTTCCAGCAGGCGCAGGCGCTGGCCGCGGCGATGAAGGCCGATCTGGCCTCCGGAACCCCGGTGGTGCTGGCGGCGGGGCTCGCCTCGCCCTCGCACCTGGACTGGACGGCCGCCACCCGCGCGGCGCACAGCGGAGTGGGGCCGGTCAACTGGCCGGTCACCGTGGCCCTCAAGAAGGCCGGCCTCACCGACGCCTACCGCTCCGCGCACCCCGATCCGCTGGCGTCGCCCGGCAACACGTGGTCGCCGGTGCGCAAGGTGCGCGGCAGCGGCCAGGAGCCGCAGGACCGTATCGACCAGGTCCAGTTCGCCGGCCCGCTGACCCTCGTCGAGGCACACACCCTGGTCACCGGCTGGCCGCAGCCCGCACCCGGCACCGCCGCCAACGGCTGGCCGTCCGACTGCGCCGCCGCCGTCGCCACCTTCACCCTGGCCACCCCGACCCCGGGAGCACACCGATGA
- a CDS encoding IclR family transcriptional regulator, with translation MSSDRAGGVQSLERAFDLLERMADAGGEVGLSELSASSGLPLPTIHRLMRTLVDCGYVRQQPNRRYALGPRLIRLGESSAKLLGTWARPFLAELVETTGETANMALLDGDEIVYVAQVPSRHSMRMFTEVGRRVLPHSTGVGKALLAHVPPDEVRALLARTGMPAATEKTITNADDFISELEKIREAGYAVDDNEQEIGVRCLAVTVPDSPTAAAISISGPAGRVTEVATEKIIPILQDIALQLSHALASAGAGTSA, from the coding sequence GTGTCGTCAGACCGCGCAGGAGGCGTTCAGTCGCTCGAACGTGCCTTCGACCTGCTGGAGCGGATGGCCGACGCGGGCGGCGAGGTCGGTCTGAGCGAGCTCTCCGCCAGCAGCGGGCTCCCGCTGCCCACCATCCACCGGCTGATGCGCACCCTGGTCGACTGCGGCTACGTACGGCAGCAGCCGAACCGCCGGTACGCGCTCGGCCCGCGGCTGATCCGGCTCGGTGAGAGCTCCGCCAAGCTGCTCGGCACTTGGGCCCGCCCCTTCCTCGCCGAGCTCGTGGAGACGACCGGCGAGACGGCGAACATGGCACTGCTCGACGGGGACGAGATCGTCTACGTCGCCCAAGTGCCGTCCCGCCACTCCATGCGGATGTTCACCGAGGTCGGACGCCGGGTGCTGCCGCACTCCACCGGCGTGGGCAAGGCACTGCTGGCGCATGTGCCGCCGGACGAGGTCCGCGCGCTGCTGGCTCGTACCGGGATGCCCGCCGCGACCGAGAAGACGATCACCAACGCGGACGATTTCATAAGCGAGCTGGAGAAGATCCGCGAGGCCGGCTACGCGGTGGACGACAACGAGCAGGAGATCGGGGTCCGCTGCCTGGCGGTCACCGTCCCCGACTCCCCCACCGCCGCTGCCATCTCGATCTCCGGGCCGGCGGGCCGGGTCACCGAGGTCGCCACGGAGAAGATCATCCCCATCCTGCAGGACATCGCCCTGCAGCTGTCACACGCCCTCGCCAGCGCCGGGGCCGGCACCAGCGCCTGA